GTGATGGTTCCGGATCTCGGCGCGGCGCGGCAACTTGCCAGCATAGATCGCGACCAAGCCGAACTCCTGTTGAATTGCCGCCGCCCGATCGTTTTGCTGAGCCGTCACACCAGCACGGCACTCGCCTCTTCGATCTGCCGCGGGAACCAGTTCGTTGGACTGATGCTGCCCTACACGCCGCTGCATCATCTTCTGAGTCGAGAATTGAAAACCCCTTTCGTGCTCACCAGCGGTAACCTGTCGGACGAGCCGATTGCTTTCATTGATAGTGAAGGGCAGCGGCGGCTATCGGCTATCGCCGATTTCCATTTGACGCATGATCGCCCGATCCACATTCGAACCGATGATTCCGTGCTCCGTTCGATACGCGGCCGGACGCTGCCGATTCGACGCTCGCGCGGATATGCTCCGGAACCTTTGACGCTGCCATGGGAGATTCGGCGGCCAATCCTCGGATGTGGCGCCGAACTTAAGAATACATTTTGCCTGGCGAAGGGAAGATATGCGTTTCTCTCACATCATATTGGCGATCTGGAGAACTTCGAAACCTTCGAATCCTTCATCACCGGTATTAGCCATTTCAAAAACCTTTTCGATATAAAGCCCGCGCTCGTCGCCTGCGATCTACATCCCAACTACCTGTCGACTAAGTATGCGCGCGAGCTTCCCGACGTAACGCTCGAGGCTGTGCAACATCATCATGCGCACATCGCGTCGTGTCTCGCCGACAACGCAGAGACTGGTCCGGTAATTGGGGTGGCCTTCGACGGACTCGGTTATGGAACCGATGGAACGCTTTGGGGCAGTGAATTCCTGATTGCAGACCTCGAGAAGTATGAGCGAGCCGCGCACTTCGAACGGTTACCGATGCCAGGCGGGACAGCGGCGATCAGGCAGCCATGGCGAATGGCCGCCGCATATCTCGATGCGGCGTATGGCGACGATCTGCCGATGGCGCTGGGTGTAGTCGAGCGCAATCGAGCGAATTGGAAGAACATCGTCAACCTTGGCCGCGGCCGCATCAACTCGCCATCGACCAGTAGTGCCGGCCGGCTCTTCGATGCCGTCGCATCCATTCTCGGTATTCGAGATTCAGTCAACTACGAAGGGCAAGCCGCGGTAGAACTCGAACAGCTAGCCTCGCGTTCAGAAAGATCTCACTATGCGGTCCGAATCAACTTGGCGGACGTAATTACTATTCGCTCCACTGACATAATCCGTGCGCTCGTCGATGATCTGAAACAAGGCGCATCGATCGAGGTGATGGCGGCGCGATTTCATAACGCTGTGGCGCGAATCGTCGTCGACACGTGCAGTGCGATTCGTGATCGAACCGGAATCAATGTTGTTGCTCTCAGCGGCGGGGTATTCCAGAACCTGTTGTTACTGACGCAGACGCTCGATGGTCTCGAACAATCCTCGTTTCGCGTCCTGACCCACTCTCGCGTTCCAGCCAACGACGGCGGAATCAGCCTGGGCCAGGTGGTCGTAGCCGCTGCGCGACAGCAGATCTTCGAGTAAAAGGATTCGCGATGCACGAACTCGCGCTCACCGAGACCATCATTGCCACAGTCGCGGAACGGGTCGAAGGCGCCAGGGTGACACGAGTCGTCTTACATATCGGCAAGCTATCCGGGGTCGTACCGGAGGCGCTGCAATTTTGCTTCGACGTATGCGCGGCGGGCACGGCGCTTCAGGGTGCATCTTTGGAAATCATCGAAATTCCCGGACGCGCGACTTGCCTGAGTTGTCAATCTGAGATCGAATTATCCGACATTATCGGACTCTGTTCCTGCGGGAGCGCGAACTTGAAGATGCTCAGCGGCAATGAACTGAGAGTCAAAGAAGTCGAGGTGCTCTAAATGTGTTCGACATGCGGATGTTCCGATGAAGCGCACATCACGATCACGGATGTGAAAGCCCCCCGCGAGCTGCGCGATTATGACCCGACTCGCGCGCATCATCATTCCGGCGACCAACATCGGCATGGCGATCACGATCATGATCTTCACGTGCAGGCAGATCAGCACAGTAAGCCGGATCAATCATCATCAGGAGGACGGCTGATTCGCCTCGAGCACGACTTACTTGAGAAAAATAACCGGCTGGCCGAGCGAAACCGCTTATGGTTCGAAGGGCGCGAGATCTGTGCAGTGAACCTCATGAGTTCCCCTGGAGCGGGCAAGACAACTCTTCTCGAGCGAACCATCGGAGAGCTCGGAGCCGAATATCAAATCTCAGTTATCGAAGGCGATCAGGCGACCACTCGAGACGCCGAGCGCATCGATGCGGCGGGATGCCGCGTAATCCAGGTAAATACCGGAAATGGGTGTCACCTGGATTCCGCGATGGTCGCTGAGGCACTCCGGAAACTGGATCCTCCGGCGCACTCGCTGGTGATGATCGAGAATGTCGGCAATCTTGTATGTCCGGCGCTATTTGACCTTGGTGAGCGAAAGAAAGTGGTTATCATGTCGGTCACTGAAGGCGAGGACAAGCCGCTAAAGTATCCCCATATGTTTCGTGCCGCCGATCTAATGATACTTAACAAAGTTGACCTGCTGCCCCATATTTCATTTTCGGTCGAGCACTGCATCGACTACGCGAGAAAGGTGAAGCCACTAATCAAGATCATCGCGACATCAGCGACCAAAGAAACGGGTCTGGATGAATGGTGCTCATGGCTACGTACTGAGATTTCAAAGTTGTAGTCAGACTTCGAACAGTGTCGATGGATCGAGGTCGCGCTGATAGACGCAGGTGACTCCCAGTCTGATACTCAGAGTCAGTGCATTAGCTATAACAGGATCGTAGCTGCGGATCTTTTCGATCGTTCGCCGCACAGCGCGCGATACGTTGACCCGCGCCCGATGCATCTCGGAAGCGGATCGGCGGTTGCGGCCGCCGAGTCCAACCGCGCGCGCGAGCTCGCGCGAGATAAACTCGAGCTCGCGCTCGATACTCGCTGCGCGCCGCTCGTTTGCCGCGCTTTTCGCTTCTTCCAGCTCATCCGCGAGCTCACGCTGCCGGCGGCGATACTCCTTCTGTGCACGCGCAT
This genomic window from Candidatus Binataceae bacterium contains:
- the hypF gene encoding carbamoyltransferase HypF — encoded protein: MPAYAAPLEKQGKALQTRADTIAAKRIRVEGIVQGVGFRPFVWALAQRLRLNGSVANDTSGVLIKIEGSRASLEDFVMALRREAPPLAVIERITAESIPAEGRQRFEILGSDAAGQREALVCPDISTCDECLREVFDPNDRRYRYAFTNCTNCGPRFTIVRGVPYDRALTSMAGFKMCSACEREYNDPADRRFHAQPICCPACGPSLRLFDRSGNEKPGDPIRRTASLLRQGRIVAIKGLGGYHLAALASDESAVATLRARKHREDKPFAVMVPDLGAARQLASIDRDQAELLLNCRRPIVLLSRHTSTALASSICRGNQFVGLMLPYTPLHHLLSRELKTPFVLTSGNLSDEPIAFIDSEGQRRLSAIADFHLTHDRPIHIRTDDSVLRSIRGRTLPIRRSRGYAPEPLTLPWEIRRPILGCGAELKNTFCLAKGRYAFLSHHIGDLENFETFESFITGISHFKNLFDIKPALVACDLHPNYLSTKYARELPDVTLEAVQHHHAHIASCLADNAETGPVIGVAFDGLGYGTDGTLWGSEFLIADLEKYERAAHFERLPMPGGTAAIRQPWRMAAAYLDAAYGDDLPMALGVVERNRANWKNIVNLGRGRINSPSTSSAGRLFDAVASILGIRDSVNYEGQAAVELEQLASRSERSHYAVRINLADVITIRSTDIIRALVDDLKQGASIEVMAARFHNAVARIVVDTCSAIRDRTGINVVALSGGVFQNLLLLTQTLDGLEQSSFRVLTHSRVPANDGGISLGQVVVAAARQQIFE
- the hypA gene encoding hydrogenase maturation nickel metallochaperone HypA; translated protein: MHELALTETIIATVAERVEGARVTRVVLHIGKLSGVVPEALQFCFDVCAAGTALQGASLEIIEIPGRATCLSCQSEIELSDIIGLCSCGSANLKMLSGNELRVKEVEVL
- the hypB gene encoding hydrogenase nickel incorporation protein HypB codes for the protein MCSTCGCSDEAHITITDVKAPRELRDYDPTRAHHHSGDQHRHGDHDHDLHVQADQHSKPDQSSSGGRLIRLEHDLLEKNNRLAERNRLWFEGREICAVNLMSSPGAGKTTLLERTIGELGAEYQISVIEGDQATTRDAERIDAAGCRVIQVNTGNGCHLDSAMVAEALRKLDPPAHSLVMIENVGNLVCPALFDLGERKKVVIMSVTEGEDKPLKYPHMFRAADLMILNKVDLLPHISFSVEHCIDYARKVKPLIKIIATSATKETGLDEWCSWLRTEISKL